GAACCGTATTTCTATTTTTCGGAGTTCTTGGGGTGATGTTTTATATTATTTCCTTATTTAATTCCTATTTTCAAGATTCATTAAGCTTTCCGATCTTTCTTAGTTTCATCGGGCTTCTCGTCTTATTTTTAGGGATTTTTTACCACAAAAATCACTTATTAGTGGAGGCTTGGCTAAGAGGGCTAATCCCGGAAAGCTTAAAAAAATGGCTTCCAAAAGAATAACTAATTTTTGTCATCGGTATGCTGATAAATCAGGTTTGAGAGTTTAGATGCGTCTTCAAACATCTCGTAAATATCCTCTAAAGTTGGCATAGCCGCATTATTGACGACCACCATATAGGCATATAAGTGATTATTTTTTCCTTGGATATAGCCTGAAAAGGCTTTAGTGATTAAGAAAAATTTTTGAGTGGCTAAATTAAAAGAGACGCCGGTTCCAGGTTTTGCAAAAACTTTGCCTTTAGCTTCCAAATCTTTTCCAAAATCTTCTAAAGAGCCATCAACACCAAGTATTGGAAGAGCTTCTTTAAAACGTTCAAATTTTGTAGCCGTTTGATGGTACATATAATCTAACAGTTTAGCTTCAGCTCTTGGCGTCAATCGATTTTCATTTCCGCCGGCCGCATCGATAAACACAAATTCATTGGGGCTTAACTTTACTTCTCGTGTCAAAAAATCGCCGATAAGTTCCATTCCTTGAGAAAAAGTGGTTTCTCTATTTCTTGAAGCAAGCAAGAGCGGCACCAAGTCAGCGCCTAAGTTATGGCTGACTTTTAAGATTAGTTTCCCGTATTCGCTTAAAGGCGGCGAGATCCATAAAGCCATTTGCTGATAATTTTTATAATCTTCAGGCAGCTTAATTTCTCTTGAATCCGTTTGCTTAACCTTGATCCCAACACTTTCCAAAGCTTGAATAAAAGCGCTTCTTGCAAAGGCTTTAGGGTCTTTTATAGCGAAAGTTTTTACAACATCCCTGTGATCTAAAGGAACAGAACCTTTTAAAAGAAGTTTCTGTCCGTCTTCATTTGAAGTTATGACGATCTCTAAAGGTTCGTCTTTTGCAACTGTCTTAATCTGATTATCGACACTATAACCTTTTACTACGGGTCTAAAAAATAGATGGGCTTG
This genomic stretch from Criblamydia sequanensis CRIB-18 harbors:
- the dacB gene encoding D-alanyl-D-alanine carboxypeptidase/D-alanyl-D-alanine-endopeptidase; translated protein: MYIYSFPLALMTLFNFFPLLALKELPKEMRSIMHQEKYKHSIWGIYAKDLVTGEILYDLNSNKLFSPASTSKLFSVAALLDAFGDDYRFETPVFASAPIKNGKLVGDLILVAQGDLTFGGRQPDRDTLSFTKMDHIIANDVPGAIITKEDPLAAINDLAKQIRDKGLSEIEGNILIDVRLFETTEKRGMTLSPIMINENLIDFVINPTEIGEQAHLFFRPVVKGYSVDNQIKTVAKDEPLEIVITSNEDGQKLLLKGSVPLDHRDVVKTFAIKDPKAFARSAFIQALESVGIKVKQTDSREIKLPEDYKNYQQMALWISPPLSEYGKLILKVSHNLGADLVPLLLASRNRETTFSQGMELIGDFLTREVKLSPNEFVFIDAAGGNENRLTPRAEAKLLDYMYHQTATKFERFKEALPILGVDGSLEDFGKDLEAKGKVFAKPGTGVSFNLATQKFFLITKAFSGYIQGKNNHLYAYMVVVNNAAMPTLEDIYEMFEDASKLSNLIYQHTDDKN